In Styela clava chromosome 10, kaStyClav1.hap1.2, whole genome shotgun sequence, the sequence TTTCCCAGTGAAAATAGACGAAAGTTGAACAAATTCAACTAAATGTACATGTTATTAGTGCGatggtaaaataaaataaggataCAAATAAGTTGACATTTACTTCGTATTGATTCCCCTTGTATACTTGAAATACAATGATATCTTTGCATTTGCATTTATCTGCACACATATGAGGACTTGATGGTGTGATacttaaaaatgaaacaaaggtgaaaatttatgaaaatacatCAGTAAGGTTCATTTTGCGATTATTGTACACACTCAATTTTTAAAACTAGTTTATCTGAGACTACAAGTCCAATCTCTGGAGATAATTGATACCTATGGAATtgtcacaaataaaattttgatttgaattaaTTAGATTTGTTTTACATACTCCTCATTCGAGGAACTTTAAATAACTATATTTTTTCCtagaaataattaaaatattctaGGATCATTGCACCCTCTACTCAAATCAAATGTCCCCAGAACTGAAACGTTTCGTTTTCAGCACATTCttaatttcctttttttttaataaaatttacgtTCAAGTCTATTGGATTCAACCATCTTTAGGTACCAATTATTTGAATTCGATTAGTTTATAGCTAATTATGTTTTTCAAAGCCGAGAACAACatgaatttaacaaaatgatcTAGCGGGGTATTTCTTCCCAATAATCATTCAAGTAACTCAATGAATTAATCCGTTATTCAAGTGCGAGTATTGCAAAATACTTTTACTCGCATTCCTCATAAAACTGACATTTTTTCATGAAAATTACTAGAGTTAAACTTCGCATAATTATGCTTACAGGCAACACGAAGCttgtaataatatttcatttccaTCCGGATCCCTTTTAATCACGTCACAAGTCTGCTGCATGCATTTAACACTACTCTCTTTACACGCAGAGTTGAACCacctaaaaaaatttgaaactatgatagtaaaaattcgaaatatttcACCAATTTTTAGAATTAtcagttttttatttctttactTCTCTCAAATGATATACAGCGCGAACTACGTTTTCGTTACGATTACAACAGttttttaattagtttttttcactaaattgaaataaatcaacAAACAAAACCCAAAAATAGTTTTAGCAGTAAATATATGAGAATACACAAACAACTTGTGCATATTTGTATTTGCTTCTCTAGCAAtgaactgaaattttcaataaaataaattttccaaaatcatatatatatatatatatatataaaatatacacaGATAAATGTTCCGTCTCTCcattatatgtatttatatgtGACCGAATAATCAGTtttttcgcgagttggcgcttacaaactaATTTGCATATTCAAAACCATCATTATCCGTATGCACTTCAATTACTGCGCTCAAATGGTTTACAGCGCTACAGTTTCGTTACGATTACAACAGCCGTAATACGGGATGATTCCATTGTAAAGTGGATTGAGGCGATCGTGTCATTATGACATATTGTAGAATGCACGATGAATCCTAATATGTTTAATTGAAGTGTGATGAATCGTAGTTTACATGTTAATttttcccgaagtatgtgaaccaagatggcggacaccgaattATGTaaaccaggttaggccataatgtcaggtacaattactacgggagtcacttggctagtccccgaactcctaagagaactaaaatgaggacaattgaaaaaaataaagctttacactaatctggtacacatactacgtttcgatgtccttcatctcggttcacatactccGAGAGCACCGGCGCAAGAGCTGCATGCGGCTCGCGCGCCGCGGGTTGGCCACTCATGGAATAGATGATTAGCGACAGTTATGGAAATAAAAAAGAGATCGATAATCAGGAAACGGGAAAATCAATGAAAAACAGTTCTTGTTAATGAACAATACACAGTATTTGTTTAATGcgcaaaagcaaaaaaatacaaacattatATAGAAAATGGTGAACAATATCCATTCTGAAATGCACGAGTATTTCTGCCATATAGATCAATAATGATTtggttattttatatttcctaatttttttaatgtacAAAGAAATTTACAATATAGGAAAGTGAATAAATAAAGATATACCCGCGGAAAAACAATTATGCAAAACAATGAGGAAAGAGTAGATGATGCAAAAGCTGAAATATACTTACTTCGGCTGACATCGGCACAAATCACAATACACCGTGCTAGCAAACCCTGAAATGAATAAAGCCACAAAAATGCGGACCATTGTATTCGTTTTGTATCTGTAATAAATTTCACGTAtatacttgaaaaaataaattgtggttttaatctgaaaatatatcatCAATTCTATTTTATAACAGAGTCGAAGTTCTGGATTGATCGGAACAATGTTAATTTGCAATTGTATTTTAATCTTGTATTATATTTCTGTATGTTTTCTATATCAGATATTAACAAGATTCCTAGTTTTACGTGATTCAGGTAAAACAAGAAATTTAAACTTAATTAAAAAATAGCTTAGTTTACTGTGTCTGACACTGTTGAGTTTTAAGTATATCAGTGCGAAAGTTATATCACCTCGCAACACTCTAATCTGAACCTGTCTGACGTTACAATCCTTCTGCAAACTATTGTGAATTCTAACCCATATAGGAATTATCTCGGcacattcattttattttttgtaaagctAGCATAAGTTTGTATTACGTATATATTTGTAATCTGTGCTGTATTGTTCAGAAACGCGTTTGCAAGACTGAAAAAAAACAGGTTTATCTCAGTATATCCGGACAAAATTAGCAagcaaaattttatcttttatcGCATCTGCAAAATGTAATGAACATAAATAGTGGTTCTTATATACGCACGATATGTTTATAATTTAGTCAAATATTTGTCGAATAAGATGTTGTACTATCGCGCTGATTTGCGTCATGATGGTCATTATTTAAGATGTTCCGATTCTTTTCTACGTCGAGAATATTTTCCAGACACATCAGTCCTCTATGAAACAATATTGAACGTTGCTGTAGTAACTTTTCAAAATCTGACAATTAAAAAAACTCAGGAATCAGTATTTTGAATTCGATTTCCCTATACGTATAACACGAATGGCATATTTTACCTGGCGTTGAAGGAACCAATTGACCTATTGATGCGATGTACGAGTCCACACCCAGTTTTTCTTACTCTGGGCATGTACACAAGCTACCTAGAAACAAAATAACTAATAATTGAAATGTTGGAGTATTTCACAACTTTTCAAATCTTACACAATCGGAGTTTCACACTTCAAAATGGAATTAAAAATCGAAGATTATACATTTTTGTCACGATCATAAATCAATCTTATTAGCAGGTCTTGTGCCCAACATTTTGAAACTTTCTTCAGGACGAATGAACCTTGTTGATAAATTATTGGAAGCGTTAGGTGAGAAAGTACTTTATCTCAACAATGATCCTATATTCTAAGTTAACAAAAACTAAGTAAATTACAAGCAAAGctttttttctataaaaagaTAAAAAGGAGTGTTTAAAAATTTTGCCAGAACCAGCGAGCTCGAAAAAAAGCCTTGCTCCGAGATCTAatcatatataataaataaactattatggAGGACCAAAAATATTGACATGATCATGAATAATTAAATTCAGAAGCATATATTGTCATATATATTCGATTCATTTCAGAAGCATACTAGTTGTTTCATGTGTTTTTGACTGttcactgaaaataaaattggttCGCGTGTTGATGCTTTTCGTCCAAGCatgtatatatttgaattaaaaaaaaactcggTGTTTTGGTATACGTCCACTCCAATTTATGTTTTGAAACTGTTCTGTGAGGGTGTCTTCATCGTAACTTATTATAACATATTTTCgatttgatgtttcaaattcttgatttttcaattttattagaCCAGTTAACCTGCTATTAGGCGTTCTCATCAACCAGAGTGAAGGTCTGtgataaagaaaatatttgtaGATTAAAAAGATTGCACGGAGGAACCGCTCTTGTCGTGTTTGATGGAATAAACAGATATGACACGCCTTCAAGCGTTCATCTATTCTAAACACTTTTGATAGTTACCCTGGGGATGCCCTCACAGAACGGTTTCAGAACACAAATTGGAGTGGACGTATAACAAAgggtcaagttttttttttaaatatatgctTGCAAACTTAATTATTCATGATCATGTCAATATATTAGGTCCTCCATGagaatttattcattatatGTGATCAGATCACGGAAGAAGGAAACTAGCTCGTTCTGGCAAAATTTACACTCCActccattttttataaaaaaaagttttgcttGTAATTCACTTAGTTTTGTTAACTTCGAATATATGATCATATTTGCAGTAAAATAATTTCTTACTTAACGCTTCTAATTATCTACCCATAAAAACATTCATCCTGATGAGAGTTTCAAATGTTGGACACAATGCATAAGACCTGTTAATAAGATTGATTTATCATTGTGACAAAAGTGGATACTCTTcgattttcaatttcattcttAAGTGTGAAACTCCCATTGTGCAcgttttaaaaaattgtaaaatactcCAACAtttcaattaataatattttttctctaTGTAGCTTGAGTGCATGTTCAGGGTAACAAAAACTTGGTATGGACTCGTACATGGTATCTATAGGTCGATCGGTTTCTTCAACGCCAGCAAGTCATTCCTTTCGTGTTAAACGTATATAAAAATCGAATTCAAAACACTGATTCATGAGGTTTTTTTTTGATTGTCAGATTTGGCAAAATCACTAGAGCAATGATTAATATTGTTTCATAGAAGACTGATAAATATTCTCGACGTAGAAAAGAATCGGAACATCTTGAATAATGACCACCATGACGTGACGCAAATCAACGCGATAGTACAATATCTTATTTCACAAATAGTTGACTAAATTATAAACATATCGTGCGTatatgaaaatcattatttacGTTCAATACATTTCGCAGATGCGATGAAAGATACAATTTTGCTTGGTAATTTTGTCGGGATATACTGAGATAAACCTGTTTTTCCAGTTTTGCAAACGCGTATCTGAACGATACACTacaagtttaaaatatttgaaatcaatgaTAGTAATAGccttcagataaaaaaaaatcaattttcaaccactgaaaattttaaagcaattagtccagaattcgaagagaaaagcgattttatggTGACGGAGAAGAatatgaacaagaacaacagcataatatcaaaacaatccataggtccactcacgTGTCCCAAAATAGCTTAGTTTACTGTGTATGACACCGTTAGGATCAAAATATATCAGTGCGAAAGTTATATCACCTCGCAACACTATAATCTACGTATGTTCGACGTTACAAGCCTCCTGCTGTTGTGAAATCTTAACCAAATATAAATTATGTCGGCAcatgcatttttttatttgccaGGAAACATAAATTTGTATTACGTATGGTAGCACTGTGAGATTCGTTTTCCTGACAAGTAAATGATTTGGTTTTGTGCTGGCACTCCTCTTTTATTTTGATCACGTGCtcatcgaacgtcggtggtgTGTAATGAACTTCTTGCTCAGGAAACTCGGAAGATTTTTGAGGTTACCGGTACGCGTAATATAGTGAACTATACTACTTCGCttggtgtccatatatttgtaaaCTGCGGTTATTACTGTTATGATACCATGGTAACTCGAATCAGTTGGTATCTCAATCAAGTTGAAACAGAATCGCGATAACAACTGGAAAAGTTCAAGTTCAAAATCCCTGCACTCTTAATGAAAAAGGTGAGAATTTCCACCGAAATATTTGGTTCACAAGGGTTTCAACCCGTTTCACCTGTTGGGTATGCGTTTGACATTTCCATCCAAACAAATCCCCCCTCAACTAATAGAGCGTTAAGTCCAACGTTCGCTGTACCTATATAATCGCACCTTAATCGATGGCAAGACCATTTATCCTGCAAGCTTGGAAACGTACTATAATAACCACCTAAAGCTAGCATGAAAGGTAAATCATGACAGATTCTTATAGgattcataaaatttattaaaaccaTGAATATTGAGCAAAATAGACTACTAAAggtcacaaaaaaaaacaaatacaatcgTAAAGACCAAGTCAAGTTACGTTATTTTTTTGCTAATTGGCAATTCTTCATGCTGTGATGGATTTCAAGCTTTTTCTTTTCCTTAGGGTACTTGTATATCGAAAATCCAGTAACAAGAATCCGTCATTGCTATTGCTTTTGCGTAATTCAatctttttcatcaaaattatgatCTAGTGATAATCCAGAGTTCATCATTGGAGTTCATCAACAATTtacaaacacaaaaaaaatagaTTAGCTTGTCTTTTGCAGTAGAAAAGAGGTCACGTTTTAacttggaacatattctatgaaaatatttaaactgaaTTGGAGATCTTGTGTAATGACCTTGTGTAAGGAATTTATGATATGACTTGTTATATAAGTGGTGAACAGCACAGACTAGCGTTTTTCAGTCTGTCTTCTTATCAGGGAGTTTGAACCATTATAGATAAATGAATAGGCAAGATGACTAATCGCTAAATCGTTAAATCAAACAGGTTTAAAAACTAGAGGAGAAGACCTATGCCCATTACCACGTCACCGGATGTATAATAAACCAGATAGATAATGCTGAATGTCCTTTTAAAATCAGAAGTCTTTTGCTCTCAGCAAAGTGAATATAACTCAAGTGAAAAGTGAGGACATACATTGGTAACGGTATAAGCGCTTGTGTGACGTTACACACGCCTGTCGATTGTCAATAATCGGATCAAACTTTCGCAGCGGTAAAACGAATGAGCATTCTACTGAAATGAACTTTCCGCAGATGTTTCTCAGATAACTCGGCTCGGAGGTTTGGGGCTCTGTGCAGATCGTAGGATTAAGCTTGCCATCGCACTCCTAAAAATTACCCTGCGTAGGTCGAATCCTGTGAAGGGGTAATTATGTGCGGGATAATTATGGGATTCTTCAACGTCGCAGGATGGTTCATGCCACCACTGGTTCGTTACGACTTCCCCAtgcaccatcaagtccatgcgcCTGAATAATATAACTGACAAAATAATCTCATAATCGACGTTACCTGGTTGAACAGGCAAGAGGTTCGTCGTaggattaagccgtcttattaaTATTCCTGTccccgaaaaaaaaatatgaaaatccagCTCAATAACAATCGCGCGGCCCTTGATATTGCGCTCCGTCAGCATGTACGAAGTTGAAGTCATCCATCTTCATTCGATGAACAAACACCCAATAGgaacaaaaatattaacaaatagCAACACATTTTACTATATATAATAGTTTTCGGATGTAAGTATCGCTACATGCACAGAACTTATTTTGGcaaactgacagaactacaTCACAAACTACACTTCAGAAACTTTCAACCAGGTGTACATTGCGAGAacatattagaaaatatatttcatgcatGGAATGAAAGATAACGACATATAACAAGGTTACAAGAATAATGATATATCTTCTCATATCTTCCGGTATACAATTCGATGCTGGGCATTCTATACCATTCTTTTTCGTAGTAtccatatatatacattattacTAAAATTACAATCAGACTGAAcaagtttatattaatttaagCTTTATAAAAACTAGTATTAGCATATTAAATGGAAATTATCCAGTTAGGACTAGGATTATGAAGGATTTGAAATTACAACAAATTAAGATGGAATAATTATTATTCCACCAAAATAGATGAGGTggaaatgacaaaaatattctttCTCAGTTTCAGTGATAGTTAATAATTGTTGTAGGAAATTTATCATTTATCAGTTAATCATTTATTTGACCTGGTGAATACCAGTTGATCCTTCATTTGACCTGGACTAATTATTTGGTAGAGTTGAGTAGAGAGGGTCTTTGTTGGGGTGGAGATTCTAGAGTTGGTCTAACTTGGGCTGGtgattcttcagttgatccattttaagttttgggcacgtatacataagatatcTTTATTAGAGATATGGTCTTGATTTTACGCACATGCAATTGAATTTCCTCCTAAGCTACTGGCTGAAAGTGACTCATCTACGCCATTGAACAATTTCTTTCCACTCTTTCTTGCATAAAAATACATTTCGGATATTATCCACAATAGTTTGTTTGTACAAAACGAACCCAATAACAGCAAGAAAAAAAGAAATCCGACGCACATTTCAatcagttttttgtttaattaaccTACCAATTACAATCCGTTTCAAGTCACCGGCTTTGCAGTCTGCCTTTTGTCTTGAGCCTTATTGGTgacaatttattttgtttttatagttACTTCCGTTGACAAACTTGACAAACTCATATTCTTCTGAACCCACTTTCAAGGAAATTAAGATGTAgtcaaaaagaaaatattttgcctTTTCAGCTTATTCTTTGTAAAACTTCTACTGGTTAGATGGCACCACATCCTCTCTTCTCCAAGCAAAATCTCTTTTCACTGTTTAACAGTAGAATCAACACTTGGGTGCATTTTGATCATCTAAAATTTTTTACGGCCCCACGCCTTGTTGTTCATATTTCGCGGTACTATAAGCATTGCAGGTTCACATACTGGCGTTCAGCCTGCTAAATGGTTAATTCCGACGTTTCTTAATCGGGCAAGAATTCCTCGCTgaggaaattttaattttttgagggAGGAAAATTTACTCAGCTTCACAGTAGCCACAGTCACTATTTATTGCCccagtttattttttaaattgaatttcacAGTTTTAaatctgaatatttttatttgaatatgcgTCGTCTCTGTTCGTGTCCTAAAATGCCTGATCCTTCCTACAATTGTAAATGATGTTCAACTGCGTCTAGCATTCAAAACTTACAAGCCTTCTAAAACTAATCCCAACTTCATGCTAACACAGAAAGTACATCAAAGACACTTTTATTCTTTAATTGTATTCAACGACTTTCATATCAAACGAATGGAGATGCACATTCGAATGTATCTGGATCAGTAATCTTTAGCACACACACATTGTGGCACCTGAAAAATgtatgatatatatacatattttatgATGTATTAATCTaacatttattatcattttgcattcaattttttttattatctacaATCTATTGCCCCCTATTTCATTGTGCATACTTTTTAATCATATAGAGAAGTTACTTACAAGTTAAAAAGATACAGTTATATTATTAGTATTCATTTTCCCCAGTGAAAATGAACAGAAGTTGAACAAATTCAATTAAATGTACATGTTATTAGTGGGAAgataaacaaaaataaggacacaaaAAAGTTGACATTTACATTATATGGATACCCCTGGTATACTTGAACCACAATGCTATCTATGCATTTGCATTTATCTTCACATATCTGAGGACTGGATGCTGTGAtacttaaaaataaaacaaaggtGAAAATTTATGTAAATACATCAGTAAGGTTCATTTTGCGATTATTGAACACACTCAATTTTTAAAACTACTTTATCTGAGACTACAAGTCCAATCTCTGGAGATAATTGATACCTATGGAATTGTCgcgaataaaattttgatttgaattaaTCAACTCCTCATatcaaatcaaattaatatactCCTCATTCGAGGAACTTCAAATACCTATATATTTTTCCTAGAAATAATCGAAATATTCTAGGATCATGGCACCATCTACTCAAATCAAATGTCCCCAGAACTGAGACGTTTCGTTTTCAGCATAGCCTTTTTCTACGTTCAAGTCCAATTGATTCAACCATCTTTAGGTACCAATTATTTGAATTCGAATAGTTTATAGCTAATTATGTTTTTCAAAGCcgagaaaaacatgaatttaacaaaatgatcTAGCGGAGTATTTCTTCCCCATAATCATTGAAATAACTCAATGAATTAATCCGTTGTTGAAGTGCGAGTATTGAAAAATACTTTTTACTCGCATTCCACataaaattgacaattttttcatggaAATTACGAGATGTAAACTTCGCATAATTATGCTTACTAGCAACAAGAAGCTTGTAAACCTATTTCATTCCCATTCGGATCCCTCCTAATCACGTGACAAGTCTGCTGTCTGCATATTACTCTACTCTCTTTACACGGAGAGTAAGACCAcctgaaaaaaattttgacactatgattgtaaaaattcgaaatatttcaccaatttttatgaattaattttttaatttttttacttcTCTCAAATGGTATAAAGCGCGAACTACGTTTTCGTTACGATTACAACAGTTTATTAATTAGTTTCTTcactaaaatgaaataaatcaaCAAACAAAACCCAAAAATAGTTTTGACAGCAAATATATGAGAATACACAAACAATTTGCGATTACAACTTGTGCATATTTGTAATTGCTTCTCTAGCAATtaactgaaatttttaataaaataattttctaaaatcattttatgtatatatagtccggcagataaggggcctttttgggcccaaccttggtttcagacataaagttttttttatttatgagtattcatcttggggtcattgcccatcatttctacatgggtgtggagtttgcagcttTGAACAATTATTTCTacggcttgatatttgtattagttagtgtttttcgtcaaatctgtgcaccctcatggcgcacaacctgaaccctaacctgttaacactactgtgttcaggttgtgcgccatcttggtgcacaaactatgGAAGCACTAAAATTTACTAGGGAATAAagtcaataacttttaggtactttttgaacccagctttgggtcgcgacccatatatattcaaatactgttgaaacatacgggtaaaataaagagtactactTCAAAATACCCGCTTtagttgcaattaacaatacaagacTGCTAATGAAGTCGGCAGTGGTTCAAGTTGATATACACCCGGTgtagaacagtcaattatttgttagcaagGATTGTTATGTATCGGGAAGATTACGAcgatgcagtgaaagataatgctatcacgaaaacaagaatgagaaaattgctacatttcatagtatatatatttccctgggaaagaatgtagttcattcttatgttccatgcttTTCAAACtgccaaagactctcaacactttagcttctcttctataaaaatacattgttattatatattcgcatttccatctatttgttcgtgctcccagataaccgatcagtggcctatcataaactaaaaaaggcgaccgtgcttctcttgcctgttgtcatgctgtccctcgagttcaattccaacaaaaaattcacgaaaacgggttttagattttatgatttcattaatattctcaacaatgaatgatataagggtggtaaaatgccaaggtactccaacaacatgatcatgttttgcaacttacaaccaatattttgtatgtaactttgtttgacagagcctcAAGAggtctaactacaaatatcaaaaatgtgaggttaaaaagcattacatgaagaatggtaaaataaagatcaattcaccAATATCTACTTAGAACTTAGTGATGTGCATCTGTTAATGTTTTTATGTGTTTTAGCGATTCCTAGATATATTCGCGCTATcgcatctgaacagcgtggaaaagttTATACCTATCTATGCACTTgaaaaactatgtcagatgagcgtcatattatcgaatatcagtaaaggaatagtgcaatgggaaaagacatatatggcgtaactttcagtaatatgcaatcaaataatcttactgtatagaatatatatttaaaaaaaacatttcgtcacgccaaccgcagtccgaaaccttttgtctctggctgagcttagataccaattggcactcatgtaaactggtaagaggcacgcgatggagcagataatatgagtattcaccccccagctgtcatttgagtgggtactgctgtttttattaaaGATgatactgatctttttgtattaaaggtttactggcatcaccgatttgaGGATGTCAAGTGATGGATATAAAGGAACCAGttgaaaaccaacacgcaatatttaCAAAGCTTACTTCCAACATGCGGTTTGAATGTacgaaaaagctgaaactagtattctttagaacagcatacaaattctatggaatgaaatcatacacaaaatcTCGTCAAAAACCCATAGCTCAATAAACaaatggaatttgatgcatgtgcgcattACAACGTACAATCGAAGCACGCAGggaaatgtgtgtgatgtactagtgatctaaatgtttgactcaactatgtgggtataacaggtgcacatctcggtttcgcatacgcataccttctatcttcACAAGAATATATTAATTTGGACAAAGTCAATACTGCACCTGAAAGgttccggttcttccaaaagaaaacacgttacacatccttagatatcagtggatggttttaccttgtttggagtgaaagacgaggtcggATATTCCAATtcatttcaactaataaaatatttcccaagtccctaagctttaagcaggaaaacgaaatgcccgcggcaacacaaatgtagtttgaagaacGCAaaaaagtggctagatgctgtcgatgaaTCTTGGC encodes:
- the LOC120338072 gene encoding uncharacterized protein LOC120338072, which encodes MIRHFVALLILGFASMVYCNLCQCQPRWSYSPCKESRVICRQQTCHVIRRDPNGNEIGLQASCCYITASSPQICEDKCKCIDSIVVQVYQGYPYNVPQCVCAKDY